ACCATTTAGATGTGCTACCATTTTTACAACATACTTTAATTTTTGAACATTATCAGCTGCTTCTACAAGTGTTCCAAATCTAACACCAATTTCCCCTTGTCCTTGTGCAACTTCGTGATGTACCACAAATGTTTTAAGACCAACTTCTTTTAAAACTTTTACCATCTCAGCTCTTAGGTCCATCATACTATCAACAGGAGGTACTGGGAAATATCCACCTTTTGTTCTTGGTCTATGTCCAATATTTAATTCATCTCCAAATTCAGCTACATAATCATTCCAAGCACCCTCAATTGTATCTACTTCATAACATTGAGCATTAATATCATCTCTTACAACAACATTTTCAAATACAAAAAATTCATTCTCAGGTCCAAAGTATGCTACATCACCTATCCCTTGTTCTTCAAGGTATTTAAGTGTTCTTTTTGCAATACTTCTTGGACATTTTTCATATGGAGTACCATCTGTATTTAAAACATCACAAAATACTACCATTGTTGGGTCTGCTGTAAATGGGTCTTCAAAGTGAGTTCCAATCTCAAAGTCTGGTTTTAAAATCATATCAGATTCATTAATTGGTTGCCATGCTGGAATACTACTTCCATCAAATGGAATACCATTAGCTAAAACTTCTTCATCTAAACTTTCAATATCATAAGTTACATGATGCCAAGTCCCTTTAATATCTGTAAATCTAAAATCAACAAACTCAATTTCTTTTTCTCTACATTCTTGTAAGAATTCTTTTGCTGTCATTTGCTCTCCTTTTTTTATTTTGCAATAATTATAGCCAAACTAAAAAAATTAATTCAAATCTTTTATGTTTAATTTTTAATCAAAATGGAGAAAAA
This Caminibacter mediatlanticus TB-2 DNA region includes the following protein-coding sequences:
- the glnA gene encoding type I glutamate--ammonia ligase → MTAKEFLQECREKEIEFVDFRFTDIKGTWHHVTYDIESLDEEVLANGIPFDGSSIPAWQPINESDMILKPDFEIGTHFEDPFTADPTMVVFCDVLNTDGTPYEKCPRSIAKRTLKYLEEQGIGDVAYFGPENEFFVFENVVVRDDINAQCYEVDTIEGAWNDYVAEFGDELNIGHRPRTKGGYFPVPPVDSMMDLRAEMVKVLKEVGLKTFVVHHEVAQGQGEIGVRFGTLVEAADNVQKLKYVVKMVAHLNGKTATFMPKPLYGDNGNGMHTHQSIWKDGKNLFYDPNGYANLSKVALQYIAGVFENANAVAAFTNASMNSYKRLQPGFEAPNILAYSARNRSASCRIPFGAGEKSVRTEFRFPDSSSNPYLAFSVMLLAGLWGIKNNAEIYEAAKEPLNEDLFELSLDEIKQRGIRTLPATLREAIYAVEDELKKEDSFLKATLKDGSRVFSDNFLKTYIDYKYETEIIPVEGRPHPYEFITTYSC